The proteins below are encoded in one region of Rana temporaria chromosome 2, aRanTem1.1, whole genome shotgun sequence:
- the LOC120928854 gene encoding uncharacterized protein LOC120928854 isoform X10 — protein MDRGTRTVYRTDGWRNKNCLQNRWMEEQELSTEQVQELSTEQMDGGTRTVYRTGTRTVYRTDGWRNKNCLQNRWMEEQELSTEQMDRGTRTVYRTDGWRNKNCLQNRYKNCLQNRYKNCLQNRYKNCLQNRWMEEQELSTEQVQELSTEQVQELSTEQMDGGTRTVYRTGTRTVYRTGTRTVYRTGTRTVYRTGTRTVYRTGTRTVYRTDGWRNKNCLQNRYKNCLQNRWIEEQELSTEQVQELSTEQVQELSTEQVQELSTEQVQELSTEQVQELSTEQVQELSTEQVQELSTEQMDRGTRTVYRTGTRTVYRTGTRTVYRTGTRTVYRTGTRTVYRTGTRTVYRTGTRTVYRTGTRTVYRTGTRTVYRTGTRTVYRTDGWRNKNCLQNGWIEEQELSTERMDRGTRTVYRTDGWRNKNCLQNRYKNCLQNRYKNCLQNRYKNCLQNRYKNCLQNRYKNCLQNRWMEEQELSTEQVQELSTEQVQELSTEQVQELSTEQMDRGTRTVYRTGTRTVYRTGTRTVYRTGTRTVYRTDGWRNKNCLQNRWIEEQELSTEQVQELSTEQVQELSTEQVQELSTEQVQELSTEQVQELSTEQMDRGTRTVYRTDGWRNKNCLQNR, from the exons ATGGATAGAGGAACAAGAACTGTCTACAGAACAGATGGATGGAGGAACAAGAACTGTCTACAGAACAGATGGATGGAGGAACAAGAACTGTCTACAGAACAGGTACAAGAACTGTCTACAGAACAGATGGATGGAGGAACAAGAACTGTCTACAGAACAGGTACAAGAACTGTCTACAGAACAGATGGATGGAGGAACAAGAACTGTCTACAGAACAGATGGATGGAGGAACAAGAACTGTCTACAGAACAGATGGATAGAGGAACAAGAACTGTCTACAGAACAGATGGATGGAGGAACAAGAACTGTCTACAGAACAGGTACAAGAACTGTCTACAGAACAGGTACAAGAACTGTCTACAGAACAGGTACAAGAACTGTCTACAGAACAGATGGATGGAGGAACAAGAACTGTCTACAGAACAGGTACAAGAACTGTCTACAGAACAGGTACAAGAACTGTCTACAGAACAGATGGATGGAGGAACAAGAACTGTCTACAGAACAGGTACAAGAACTGTCTACAGAACAGGTACAAGAACTGTCTACAGAACAGGTACAAGAACTGTCTACAGAACAGGTACAAGAACTGTCTACAGAACAGGTACAAGAACTGTCTACAGAACAGATGGATGGAGGAACAAGAACTGTCTACAGAACAGGTACAAGAACTGTCTACAGAACAGATGGATAGAGGAACAAGAACTGTCTACAGAACAGGTACAAGAACTGTCTACAGAACAGGTACAAGAACTGTCTACAGAACAGGTACAAGAACTGTCTACAGAACAGGTACAAGAACTGTCTACAGAACAGGTACAAGAACTGTCTACAGAACAGGTACAAGAACTGTCTACAGAACAG GTACAAGAACTGTCTACAGAACAGATGGATAGAGGAACAAGAACTGTCTACAGAACAGGTACAAGAACTGTCTACAGAACAGGTACAAGAACTGTCTACAGAACAGGTACAAGAACTGTCTACAGAACAGGTACAAGAACTGTCTACAGAACAGGTACAAGAACTGTCTACAGAACAGGTACAAGAACTGTCTACAGAACAGGTACAAGAACTGTCTACAGAACAGGTACAAGAACTGTCTACAGAACAGGTACAAGAACTGTCTACAGAACAGATGGATGGAGGAACAAGAACTGTCTACAGAACGGATGGATAGAGGAACAAGAACTGTCTACAGAACGGATGGATAGAGGAACAAGAACTGTCTACAGAACAGATGGATGGAGGAACAAGAACTGTCTACAGAACAGGTACAAGAACTGTCTACAGAACAGGTACAAGAACTGTCTACAGAACAGGTACAAGAACTGTCTACAGAACAGGTACAAGAACTGTCTACAGAACAGGTACAAGAACTGTCTACAGAACAG ATGGATGGAGGAACAAGAACTGTCTACAGAACAGGTACAAGAACTGTCTACAGAACAGGTACAAGAACTGTCTACAGAACAGGTACAAGAACTGTCTACAGAACAG ATGGATAGAGGAACAAGAACTGTCTACAGAACAGGTACAAGAACTGTCTACAGAACAGGTACAAGAACTGTCTACAGAACAGGTACAAGAACTGTCTACAGAACAG ATGGATGGAGGAACAAGAACTGTCTACAGAACAGATGGATAGAGGAACAAGAACTGTCTACAGAACAGGTACAAGAACTGTCTACAGAACAGGTACAAGAACTGTCTACAGAACAGGTACAAGAACTGTCTACAGAACAGGTACAAGAACTGTCTACAGAACAGGTACAAGAACTGTCTACAGAACAG ATGGATAGAGGAACAAGAACTGTCTACAGAACAGATGGATGGAGGAACAAGAACTGTCTACAGAACAGATAG
- the LOC120928854 gene encoding uncharacterized protein LOC120928854 isoform X17, whose amino-acid sequence MDRGTRTVYRTDGWRNKNCLQNRWMEEQELSTEQVQELSTEQMDGGTRTVYRTGTRTVYRTDGWRNKNCLQNRWMEEQELSTEQMDRGTRTVYRTDGWRNKNCLQNRYKNCLQNRYKNCLQNRYKNCLQNRWMEEQELSTEQVQELSTEQVQELSTEQMDGGTRTVYRTGTRTVYRTGTRTVYRTGTRTVYRTGTRTVYRTGTRTVYRTDGWRNKNCLQNRYKNCLQNRWIEEQELSTEQVQELSTEQVQELSTEQVQELSTEQVQELSTEQVQELSTEQVQELSTEQVQELSTEQMDRGTRTVYRTGTRTVYRTGTRTVYRTGTRTVYRTGTRTVYRTGTRTVYRTGTRTVYRTGTRTVYRTGTRTVYRTGTRTVYRTDGWRNKNCLQNGWIEEQELSTERMDRGTRTVYRTDGWRNKNCLQNRYKNCLQNRYKNCLQNRYKNCLQNRYKNCLQNRYKNCLQNRWMEEQELSTEQVQELSTEQVQELSTEQVQELSTEQMDRGTRTVYRTGTRTVYRTGTRTVYRTGTRTVYRTDGWRNKNCLQNRWIEEQELSTEQMDRGTRTVYRTDG is encoded by the exons ATGGATAGAGGAACAAGAACTGTCTACAGAACAGATGGATGGAGGAACAAGAACTGTCTACAGAACAGATGGATGGAGGAACAAGAACTGTCTACAGAACAGGTACAAGAACTGTCTACAGAACAGATGGATGGAGGAACAAGAACTGTCTACAGAACAGGTACAAGAACTGTCTACAGAACAGATGGATGGAGGAACAAGAACTGTCTACAGAACAGATGGATGGAGGAACAAGAACTGTCTACAGAACAGATGGATAGAGGAACAAGAACTGTCTACAGAACAGATGGATGGAGGAACAAGAACTGTCTACAGAACAGGTACAAGAACTGTCTACAGAACAGGTACAAGAACTGTCTACAGAACAGGTACAAGAACTGTCTACAGAACAGATGGATGGAGGAACAAGAACTGTCTACAGAACAGGTACAAGAACTGTCTACAGAACAGGTACAAGAACTGTCTACAGAACAGATGGATGGAGGAACAAGAACTGTCTACAGAACAGGTACAAGAACTGTCTACAGAACAGGTACAAGAACTGTCTACAGAACAGGTACAAGAACTGTCTACAGAACAGGTACAAGAACTGTCTACAGAACAGGTACAAGAACTGTCTACAGAACAGATGGATGGAGGAACAAGAACTGTCTACAGAACAGGTACAAGAACTGTCTACAGAACAGATGGATAGAGGAACAAGAACTGTCTACAGAACAGGTACAAGAACTGTCTACAGAACAGGTACAAGAACTGTCTACAGAACAGGTACAAGAACTGTCTACAGAACAGGTACAAGAACTGTCTACAGAACAGGTACAAGAACTGTCTACAGAACAGGTACAAGAACTGTCTACAGAACAG GTACAAGAACTGTCTACAGAACAGATGGATAGAGGAACAAGAACTGTCTACAGAACAGGTACAAGAACTGTCTACAGAACAGGTACAAGAACTGTCTACAGAACAGGTACAAGAACTGTCTACAGAACAGGTACAAGAACTGTCTACAGAACAGGTACAAGAACTGTCTACAGAACAGGTACAAGAACTGTCTACAGAACAGGTACAAGAACTGTCTACAGAACAGGTACAAGAACTGTCTACAGAACAGGTACAAGAACTGTCTACAGAACAGATGGATGGAGGAACAAGAACTGTCTACAGAACGGATGGATAGAGGAACAAGAACTGTCTACAGAACGGATGGATAGAGGAACAAGAACTGTCTACAGAACAGATGGATGGAGGAACAAGAACTGTCTACAGAACAGGTACAAGAACTGTCTACAGAACAGGTACAAGAACTGTCTACAGAACAGGTACAAGAACTGTCTACAGAACAGGTACAAGAACTGTCTACAGAACAGGTACAAGAACTGTCTACAGAACAG ATGGATGGAGGAACAAGAACTGTCTACAGAACAGGTACAAGAACTGTCTACAGAACAGGTACAAGAACTGTCTACAGAACAGGTACAAGAACTGTCTACAGAACAG ATGGATAGAGGAACAAGAACTGTCTACAGAACAGGTACAAGAACTGTCTACAGAACAGGTACAAGAACTGTCTACAGAACAGGTACAAGAACTGTCTACAGAACAG ATGGATGGAGGAACAAGAACTGTCTACAGAACAGATGGATAGAGGAACAAGAACTGTCTACAGAACAG ATGGATAGAGGAACAAGAACTGTCTACAGAACGGATGGATAG
- the LOC120928854 gene encoding uncharacterized protein LOC120928854 isoform X12, producing MDRGTRTVYRTDGWRNKNCLQNRWMEEQELSTEQVQELSTEQMDGGTRTVYRTGTRTVYRTDGWRNKNCLQNRWMEEQELSTEQMDRGTRTVYRTDGWRNKNCLQNRYKNCLQNRYKNCLQNRYKNCLQNRWMEEQELSTEQVQELSTEQVQELSTEQMDGGTRTVYRTGTRTVYRTGTRTVYRTGTRTVYRTGTRTVYRTGTRTVYRTDGWRNKNCLQNRYKNCLQNRWIEEQELSTEQVQELSTEQVQELSTEQVQELSTEQVQELSTEQVQELSTEQVQELSTEQVQELSTEQMDRGTRTVYRTGTRTVYRTGTRTVYRTGTRTVYRTGTRTVYRTGTRTVYRTGTRTVYRTGTRTVYRTGTRTVYRTGTRTVYRTDGWRNKNCLQNGWIEEQELSTERMDRGTRTVYRTDGWRNKNCLQNRYKNCLQNRYKNCLQNRYKNCLQNRYKNCLQNRYKNCLQNRYKNCLQNRWIEEQELSTERMDRGTRTVYRTDGWRNKNCLQNRYKNCLQNRYKNCLQNRYKNCLQNRWIEEQELSTEQIDRGTRTVYRTDGWRNENCLQNRWIEEQELSTEQVQELSTEQVQELSTEQVQELSTEQMDGGTRTVYRTDG from the exons ATGGATAGAGGAACAAGAACTGTCTACAGAACAGATGGATGGAGGAACAAGAACTGTCTACAGAACAGATGGATGGAGGAACAAGAACTGTCTACAGAACAGGTACAAGAACTGTCTACAGAACAGATGGATGGAGGAACAAGAACTGTCTACAGAACAGGTACAAGAACTGTCTACAGAACAGATGGATGGAGGAACAAGAACTGTCTACAGAACAGATGGATGGAGGAACAAGAACTGTCTACAGAACAGATGGATAGAGGAACAAGAACTGTCTACAGAACAGATGGATGGAGGAACAAGAACTGTCTACAGAACAGGTACAAGAACTGTCTACAGAACAGGTACAAGAACTGTCTACAGAACAGGTACAAGAACTGTCTACAGAACAGATGGATGGAGGAACAAGAACTGTCTACAGAACAGGTACAAGAACTGTCTACAGAACAGGTACAAGAACTGTCTACAGAACAGATGGATGGAGGAACAAGAACTGTCTACAGAACAGGTACAAGAACTGTCTACAGAACAGGTACAAGAACTGTCTACAGAACAGGTACAAGAACTGTCTACAGAACAGGTACAAGAACTGTCTACAGAACAGGTACAAGAACTGTCTACAGAACAGATGGATGGAGGAACAAGAACTGTCTACAGAACAGGTACAAGAACTGTCTACAGAACAGATGGATAGAGGAACAAGAACTGTCTACAGAACAGGTACAAGAACTGTCTACAGAACAGGTACAAGAACTGTCTACAGAACAGGTACAAGAACTGTCTACAGAACAGGTACAAGAACTGTCTACAGAACAGGTACAAGAACTGTCTACAGAACAGGTACAAGAACTGTCTACAGAACAG GTACAAGAACTGTCTACAGAACAGATGGATAGAGGAACAAGAACTGTCTACAGAACAGGTACAAGAACTGTCTACAGAACAGGTACAAGAACTGTCTACAGAACAGGTACAAGAACTGTCTACAGAACAGGTACAAGAACTGTCTACAGAACAGGTACAAGAACTGTCTACAGAACAGGTACAAGAACTGTCTACAGAACAGGTACAAGAACTGTCTACAGAACAGGTACAAGAACTGTCTACAGAACAGGTACAAGAACTGTCTACAGAACAGATGGATGGAGGAACAAGAACTGTCTACAGAACGGATGGATAGAGGAACAAGAACTGTCTACAGAACGGATGGATAGAGGAACAAGAACTGTCTACAGAACAGATGGATGGAGGAACAAGAACTGTCTACAGAACAGGTACAAGAACTGTCTACAGAACAGGTACAAGAACTGTCTACAGAACAGGTACAAGAACTGTCTACAGAACAGGTACAAGAACTGTCTACAGAACAGGTACAAGAACTGTCTACAGAACAGGTACAAGAACTGTCTACAGAACAGATGGATAGAGGAACAAGAACTGTCTACAGAACGGATGGATAGAGGAACAAGAACTGTCTACAGAACAGATGGATGGAGGAACAAGAACTGTCTACAGAACAGGTACAAGAACTGTCTACAGAACAGGTACAAGAACTGTCTACAGAACAGGTACAAGAACTGTCTACAGAACAG ATGGATAGAGGAACAAGAACTGTCTACAGAACAGATAGATAGAGGAACAAGAACTGTCTACAGAACAGATGGATGGAGGAACGAGAACTGTCTACAGAACAGATGGATAGAGGAACAAGAACTGTCTACAGAACAGGTACAAGAACTGTCTACAGAACAGGTACAAGAACTGTCTACAGAACAGGTACAAGAACTGTCTACAGAACAG ATGGATGGAGGAACAAGAACTGTCTACAGAACAGATGGATAG
- the LOC120928854 gene encoding uncharacterized protein LOC120928854 isoform X11 has product MDRGTRTVYRTDGWRNKNCLQNRWMEEQELSTEQVQELSTEQMDGGTRTVYRTGTRTVYRTDGWRNKNCLQNRWMEEQELSTEQMDRGTRTVYRTDGWRNKNCLQNRYKNCLQNRYKNCLQNRYKNCLQNRWMEEQELSTEQVQELSTEQVQELSTEQMDGGTRTVYRTGTRTVYRTGTRTVYRTGTRTVYRTGTRTVYRTGTRTVYRTDGWRNKNCLQNRYKNCLQNRWIEEQELSTEQVQELSTEQVQELSTEQVQELSTEQVQELSTEQVQELSTEQVQELSTEQVQELSTEQMDRGTRTVYRTGTRTVYRTGTRTVYRTGTRTVYRTGTRTVYRTGTRTVYRTGTRTVYRTGTRTVYRTGTRTVYRTGTRTVYRTDGWRNKNCLQNGWIEEQELSTERMDRGTRTVYRTDGWRNKNCLQNRYKNCLQNRYKNCLQNRYKNCLQNRYKNCLQNRYKNCLQNRYKNCLQNRWIEEQELSTERMDRGTRTVYRTDGWRNKNCLQNRYKNCLQNRYKNCLQNRYKNCLQNRWIEEQELSTEQIDRGTRTVYRTDGWRNENCLQNRWIEEQELSTEQVQELSTEQVQELSTEQVQELSTEQMDRGTRTVYRTDR; this is encoded by the exons ATGGATAGAGGAACAAGAACTGTCTACAGAACAGATGGATGGAGGAACAAGAACTGTCTACAGAACAGATGGATGGAGGAACAAGAACTGTCTACAGAACAGGTACAAGAACTGTCTACAGAACAGATGGATGGAGGAACAAGAACTGTCTACAGAACAGGTACAAGAACTGTCTACAGAACAGATGGATGGAGGAACAAGAACTGTCTACAGAACAGATGGATGGAGGAACAAGAACTGTCTACAGAACAGATGGATAGAGGAACAAGAACTGTCTACAGAACAGATGGATGGAGGAACAAGAACTGTCTACAGAACAGGTACAAGAACTGTCTACAGAACAGGTACAAGAACTGTCTACAGAACAGGTACAAGAACTGTCTACAGAACAGATGGATGGAGGAACAAGAACTGTCTACAGAACAGGTACAAGAACTGTCTACAGAACAGGTACAAGAACTGTCTACAGAACAGATGGATGGAGGAACAAGAACTGTCTACAGAACAGGTACAAGAACTGTCTACAGAACAGGTACAAGAACTGTCTACAGAACAGGTACAAGAACTGTCTACAGAACAGGTACAAGAACTGTCTACAGAACAGGTACAAGAACTGTCTACAGAACAGATGGATGGAGGAACAAGAACTGTCTACAGAACAGGTACAAGAACTGTCTACAGAACAGATGGATAGAGGAACAAGAACTGTCTACAGAACAGGTACAAGAACTGTCTACAGAACAGGTACAAGAACTGTCTACAGAACAGGTACAAGAACTGTCTACAGAACAGGTACAAGAACTGTCTACAGAACAGGTACAAGAACTGTCTACAGAACAGGTACAAGAACTGTCTACAGAACAG GTACAAGAACTGTCTACAGAACAGATGGATAGAGGAACAAGAACTGTCTACAGAACAGGTACAAGAACTGTCTACAGAACAGGTACAAGAACTGTCTACAGAACAGGTACAAGAACTGTCTACAGAACAGGTACAAGAACTGTCTACAGAACAGGTACAAGAACTGTCTACAGAACAGGTACAAGAACTGTCTACAGAACAGGTACAAGAACTGTCTACAGAACAGGTACAAGAACTGTCTACAGAACAGGTACAAGAACTGTCTACAGAACAGATGGATGGAGGAACAAGAACTGTCTACAGAACGGATGGATAGAGGAACAAGAACTGTCTACAGAACGGATGGATAGAGGAACAAGAACTGTCTACAGAACAGATGGATGGAGGAACAAGAACTGTCTACAGAACAGGTACAAGAACTGTCTACAGAACAGGTACAAGAACTGTCTACAGAACAGGTACAAGAACTGTCTACAGAACAGGTACAAGAACTGTCTACAGAACAGGTACAAGAACTGTCTACAGAACAGGTACAAGAACTGTCTACAGAACAGATGGATAGAGGAACAAGAACTGTCTACAGAACGGATGGATAGAGGAACAAGAACTGTCTACAGAACAGATGGATGGAGGAACAAGAACTGTCTACAGAACAGGTACAAGAACTGTCTACAGAACAGGTACAAGAACTGTCTACAGAACAGGTACAAGAACTGTCTACAGAACAG ATGGATAGAGGAACAAGAACTGTCTACAGAACAGATAGATAGAGGAACAAGAACTGTCTACAGAACAGATGGATGGAGGAACGAGAACTGTCTACAGAACAGATGGATAGAGGAACAAGAACTGTCTACAGAACAGGTACAAGAACTGTCTACAGAACAGGTACAAGAACTGTCTACAGAACAGGTACAAGAACTGTCTACAGAACAG ATGGATAGAGGAACAAGAACTGTCTACAGAACAGATAGATAG
- the LOC120928854 gene encoding uncharacterized protein LOC120928854 isoform X16, with translation MDRGTRTVYRTDGWRNKNCLQNRWMEEQELSTEQVQELSTEQMDGGTRTVYRTGTRTVYRTDGWRNKNCLQNRWMEEQELSTEQMDRGTRTVYRTDGWRNKNCLQNRYKNCLQNRYKNCLQNRYKNCLQNRWMEEQELSTEQVQELSTEQVQELSTEQMDGGTRTVYRTGTRTVYRTGTRTVYRTGTRTVYRTGTRTVYRTGTRTVYRTDGWRNKNCLQNRYKNCLQNRWIEEQELSTEQVQELSTEQVQELSTEQVQELSTEQVQELSTEQVQELSTEQVQELSTEQVQELSTEQMDRGTRTVYRTGTRTVYRTGTRTVYRTGTRTVYRTGTRTVYRTGTRTVYRTGTRTVYRTGTRTVYRTGTRTVYRTGTRTVYRTDGWRNKNCLQNGWIEEQELSTERMDRGTRTVYRTDGWRNKNCLQNRWIEEQELSTERMDRGTRTVYRTDGWRNKNCLQNRYKNCLQNRYKNCLQNRYKNCLQNRWIEEQELSTEQIDRGTRTVYRTDGWRNENCLQNRWIEEQELSTEQVQELSTEQVQELSTEQVQELSTEQVQELSTEQMDRGTRTVYRTDG, from the exons ATGGATAGAGGAACAAGAACTGTCTACAGAACAGATGGATGGAGGAACAAGAACTGTCTACAGAACAGATGGATGGAGGAACAAGAACTGTCTACAGAACAGGTACAAGAACTGTCTACAGAACAGATGGATGGAGGAACAAGAACTGTCTACAGAACAGGTACAAGAACTGTCTACAGAACAGATGGATGGAGGAACAAGAACTGTCTACAGAACAGATGGATGGAGGAACAAGAACTGTCTACAGAACAGATGGATAGAGGAACAAGAACTGTCTACAGAACAGATGGATGGAGGAACAAGAACTGTCTACAGAACAGGTACAAGAACTGTCTACAGAACAGGTACAAGAACTGTCTACAGAACAGGTACAAGAACTGTCTACAGAACAGATGGATGGAGGAACAAGAACTGTCTACAGAACAGGTACAAGAACTGTCTACAGAACAGGTACAAGAACTGTCTACAGAACAGATGGATGGAGGAACAAGAACTGTCTACAGAACAGGTACAAGAACTGTCTACAGAACAGGTACAAGAACTGTCTACAGAACAGGTACAAGAACTGTCTACAGAACAGGTACAAGAACTGTCTACAGAACAGGTACAAGAACTGTCTACAGAACAGATGGATGGAGGAACAAGAACTGTCTACAGAACAGGTACAAGAACTGTCTACAGAACAGATGGATAGAGGAACAAGAACTGTCTACAGAACAGGTACAAGAACTGTCTACAGAACAGGTACAAGAACTGTCTACAGAACAGGTACAAGAACTGTCTACAGAACAGGTACAAGAACTGTCTACAGAACAGGTACAAGAACTGTCTACAGAACAGGTACAAGAACTGTCTACAGAACAG GTACAAGAACTGTCTACAGAACAGATGGATAGAGGAACAAGAACTGTCTACAGAACAGGTACAAGAACTGTCTACAGAACAGGTACAAGAACTGTCTACAGAACAGGTACAAGAACTGTCTACAGAACAGGTACAAGAACTGTCTACAGAACAGGTACAAGAACTGTCTACAGAACAGGTACAAGAACTGTCTACAGAACAGGTACAAGAACTGTCTACAGAACAGGTACAAGAACTGTCTACAGAACAGGTACAAGAACTGTCTACAGAACAGATGGATGGAGGAACAAGAACTGTCTACAGAACGGATGGATAGAGGAACAAGAACTGTCTACAGAACGGATGGATAGAGGAACAAGAACTGTCTACAGAACAGATGGATGGAGGAACAAGAACTGTCTACAGAACAG ATGGATAGAGGAACAAGAACTGTCTACAGAACGGATGGATAGAGGAACAAGAACTGTCTACAGAACAGATGGATGGAGGAACAAGAACTGTCTACAGAACAGGTACAAGAACTGTCTACAGAACAGGTACAAGAACTGTCTACAGAACAGGTACAAGAACTGTCTACAGAACAG ATGGATAGAGGAACAAGAACTGTCTACAGAACAGATAGATAGAGGAACAAGAACTGTCTACAGAACAGATGGATGGAGGAACGAGAACTGTCTACAGAACAGATGGATAGAGGAACAAGAACTGTCTACAGAACAGGTACAAGAACTGTCTACAGAACAGGTACAAGAACTGTCTACAGAACAGGTACAAGAACTGTCTACAGAACAGGTACAAGAACTGTCTACAGAACAGATGGATAGAGGAACAAGAACTGTCTACAGAACGGATGGATAG
- the LOC120928854 gene encoding uncharacterized protein LOC120928854 isoform X15 codes for MDRGTRTVYRTDGWRNKNCLQNRWMEEQELSTEQVQELSTEQMDGGTRTVYRTGTRTVYRTDGWRNKNCLQNRWMEEQELSTEQMDRGTRTVYRTDGWRNKNCLQNRYKNCLQNRYKNCLQNRYKNCLQNRWMEEQELSTEQVQELSTEQVQELSTEQMDGGTRTVYRTGTRTVYRTGTRTVYRTGTRTVYRTGTRTVYRTGTRTVYRTDGWRNKNCLQNRYKNCLQNRWIEEQELSTEQVQELSTEQVQELSTEQVQELSTEQVQELSTEQVQELSTEQVQELSTEQVQELSTEQMDRGTRTVYRTGTRTVYRTGTRTVYRTGTRTVYRTGTRTVYRTGTRTVYRTGTRTVYRTGTRTVYRTGTRTVYRTGTRTVYRTDGWRNKNCLQNGWIEEQELSTERMDRGTRTVYRTDGWRNKNCLQNRYKNCLQNRYKNCLQNRYKNCLQNRYKNCLQNRYKNCLQNRYKNCLQNRWIEEQELSTERMDRGTRTVYRTDGWRNKNCLQNRYKNCLQNRYKNCLQNRYKNCLQNRWIEEQELSTEQIDRGTRTVYRTDGWRNENCLQNRWIEEQELSTEQMDRGTRTVYRTDG; via the exons ATGGATAGAGGAACAAGAACTGTCTACAGAACAGATGGATGGAGGAACAAGAACTGTCTACAGAACAGATGGATGGAGGAACAAGAACTGTCTACAGAACAGGTACAAGAACTGTCTACAGAACAGATGGATGGAGGAACAAGAACTGTCTACAGAACAGGTACAAGAACTGTCTACAGAACAGATGGATGGAGGAACAAGAACTGTCTACAGAACAGATGGATGGAGGAACAAGAACTGTCTACAGAACAGATGGATAGAGGAACAAGAACTGTCTACAGAACAGATGGATGGAGGAACAAGAACTGTCTACAGAACAGGTACAAGAACTGTCTACAGAACAGGTACAAGAACTGTCTACAGAACAGGTACAAGAACTGTCTACAGAACAGATGGATGGAGGAACAAGAACTGTCTACAGAACAGGTACAAGAACTGTCTACAGAACAGGTACAAGAACTGTCTACAGAACAGATGGATGGAGGAACAAGAACTGTCTACAGAACAGGTACAAGAACTGTCTACAGAACAGGTACAAGAACTGTCTACAGAACAGGTACAAGAACTGTCTACAGAACAGGTACAAGAACTGTCTACAGAACAGGTACAAGAACTGTCTACAGAACAGATGGATGGAGGAACAAGAACTGTCTACAGAACAGGTACAAGAACTGTCTACAGAACAGATGGATAGAGGAACAAGAACTGTCTACAGAACAGGTACAAGAACTGTCTACAGAACAGGTACAAGAACTGTCTACAGAACAGGTACAAGAACTGTCTACAGAACAGGTACAAGAACTGTCTACAGAACAGGTACAAGAACTGTCTACAGAACAGGTACAAGAACTGTCTACAGAACAG GTACAAGAACTGTCTACAGAACAGATGGATAGAGGAACAAGAACTGTCTACAGAACAGGTACAAGAACTGTCTACAGAACAGGTACAAGAACTGTCTACAGAACAGGTACAAGAACTGTCTACAGAACAGGTACAAGAACTGTCTACAGAACAGGTACAAGAACTGTCTACAGAACAGGTACAAGAACTGTCTACAGAACAGGTACAAGAACTGTCTACAGAACAGGTACAAGAACTGTCTACAGAACAGGTACAAGAACTGTCTACAGAACAGATGGATGGAGGAACAAGAACTGTCTACAGAACGGATGGATAGAGGAACAAGAACTGTCTACAGAACGGATGGATAGAGGAACAAGAACTGTCTACAGAACAGATGGATGGAGGAACAAGAACTGTCTACAGAACAGGTACAAGAACTGTCTACAGAACAGGTACAAGAACTGTCTACAGAACAGGTACAAGAACTGTCTACAGAACAGGTACAAGAACTGTCTACAGAACAGGTACAAGAACTGTCTACAGAACAGGTACAAGAACTGTCTACAGAACAGATGGATAGAGGAACAAGAACTGTCTACAGAACGGATGGATAGAGGAACAAGAACTGTCTACAGAACAGATGGATGGAGGAACAAGAACTGTCTACAGAACAGGTACAAGAACTGTCTACAGAACAGGTACAAGAACTGTCTACAGAACAGGTACAAGAACTGTCTACAGAACAG ATGGATAGAGGAACAAGAACTGTCTACAGAACAGATAGATAGAGGAACAAGAACTGTCTACAGAACAGATGGATGGAGGAACGAGAACTGTCTACAGAACAGATGGATAGAGGAACAAGAACTGTCTACAGAACAG ATGGATAGAGGAACAAGAACTGTCTACAGAACGGATGGATAG